Within Eggerthella timonensis, the genomic segment TGCGCCGCCAGACCCCCGGGTAACCCAGATAAACAAGCAATTGAAAACGCTCAGGCGGGAGGTGAGGCACTGCGCGAACATCGCGAAACGCTCGGGCGTGCTCGTGGCGAAGATCGCGGAAATGGAGCGGCATCAGGCCGAACGGAAGAAGGACAAGGAGGCGAAGAAAGATGGACGCATCGGAACAAGCGGCAGAGCAGATCGTGCGCATGACACTCGCAGGTAGCGAGTTCGCCGTCAGGCTCACCGGAGCCGGAGCCAAAAACGTGGCCGCAGGACTCATGGCCGCAGCGGCCGGCACGGAGAAGACGAAAGGCAAGGCACGGCTCTCGACCATGCTCAAAAGCGGCAAGGAACTCAAGGTGTTCCAACTCAAATCAGACGATTTGAAGCGGTTCGCGGAAGAAGCAAAGCGATACGGAGTCCTCTACACCCTCGTCAAGCCGGAGTCGAAGGGCGCGGGAGAGCTGGACGTGATGGTCAAGGCCGAGGATGCCGCCAAGGTCAATCGCATCCTCGAAAGGCTCGGCTACGGACGGGTGGAAGACCAGCAGGCGACGACGGTCGAGCCTGCCGTCGAAGCCGAGCGCGGCGCGGAGCCGTCGGAGCCTCAGCGGATGGAGCCAGACCACGAGCAGGCGAACCTGGACGCGCTGGCCGAAATCCTCGGCTCGCCCGAGGGCAAGGATGCCGAGGTGCCGCCCGTCCCTTTAGGGCAAGCCCCATCAGAGTGTCCGTCAGAGCCTATATCCGAGAGCAAGGAGCGCTCAGACGCGGCTACTGA encodes:
- a CDS encoding PcfB family protein, encoding MDASEQAAEQIVRMTLAGSEFAVRLTGAGAKNVAAGLMAAAAGTEKTKGKARLSTMLKSGKELKVFQLKSDDLKRFAEEAKRYGVLYTLVKPESKGAGELDVMVKAEDAAKVNRILERLGYGRVEDQQATTVEPAVEAERGAEPSEPQRMEPDHEQANLDALAEILGSPEGKDAEVPPVPLGQAPSECPSEPISESKERSDAATDSKTPDGRDRRSVQADIAELRRKRLAQAAEPPVLKTPEKSAAPPAPVAPKKAKTQPER